In Paraflavitalea devenefica, the genomic window CCATCCCATAGTTGTAGTCCAGGAGGTCTTCATTGCTTACCTGTATGCCCATGGTGCGTGTGTACATCCTTTGTTCGGCATTGGCGAAAAAAGGGTCTTGTGCGTCCAGGGGTACCGGGTGCAGTATGATATAAGCAAACAGGAAAAATAAACATCCCGGCCGTATGGACATATGGACAACTTATTATGGCTATGTAAAGGAAAATAAATTTTACTGCCGGCGCCTGGCTTTTTTGAATCCGGCGGTAGAAAGTTTGAATCTGTAGCTACACGATATTCACTTCCCTTTCCAACGTTACGCCAAATTTAGTCTTCACGCTTTGGAGGATCTCCTCACTGAGGTCATAGATGGCTTTCCCGGTTGCCTGACCGTAATTGACCAGCACCAATGCCTGTTTGGCATGGCAGCCTGCATCACCGCGGCGTACGCCCTTCCAGCCGCATTGTTCAATGAGCCAGCCGGCCGCCAGTTTTACGGTACCATCGGTATTGGCATAACCAACGATTCCAGGAAATGACTGTTGGAGTTGCTGGTAGTAAGGAGCAGGTATGGAAGGGTTTTTGAAGAAGCTGCCGGCATTGCCAATCTCCTGTGGATCGGGTAATTTGGAACGGCGTATGTTAATGACCGCATTGGCAATAGCCCGGATGCTCAGTTGCTGTACACCCATGTGCTCCAGTTCCTGCTCAATTGCGCCATAGCTGGTATTGAAGCGGGGTGTTTTATTAAGCCGGTAGGTAACGTTCAGGATCACGAACTGATCGCGGTAGCGGCGTTTGAATACACTTTCCCGGTAGCCGAAATCACAATCATTGAGGCTGAACAGGTGTATTTTTTTGTCGTGGATGTGAAAGGCTTCCAGTTCTTCAAACACATCTTTGATCTCCACTCCATAGGCCCCGATGTTCTGCATAGGACTGGCGCCTACATTGCCGGGAATGAGGGAAAGGTTCTCCACGCCGGCCAGGTTCCTTTGCAGGCAGTGCTCTACAAAGGAGTGCCAGTTCTCTCCTGCCCCTGCTTTTACATATACATGGCTCTTGTCTTCCTTTACAACGTTTACACCCTTCACCTCATTCTTTGCTACCAGTCCATCGTAGTCCTTTGTAAACAGGATATTACTACCGCCTCCCAGGATGAGGGCAGGCTTTGTAGCCGGTTGCACCTCCAATAGCTGCGATAGCTCATCTGTATCTGTAAAAGGGGCAAAGTGCCGGGCTTTCACATCAATGCCCATGGTATTGTATGGAAGGAGCGATATGTTTTGCTGGATCTGCATAGAAGTACTTAAATGCTCAATATTCAACTAAAATACTATATGGTATCAACATCAACAATGACAACCACTTTTCTGAAGCGTTGGTGCTGGTGCATGATAGCAATCTGCTCCTGGAGCTGTTGCTTGCAACGCTGTATGATCTGCGCTTCGCGGGGAAGCTTGATCATGAGCTCCATCAGGTATTGATTGCGTACCCGGTTTACGATGGGCTCTGCAGGCCCCACCAGGTAGTTGCCAAATTCCGTTTTCAGGGAGGCAGCAATGCTATTGGCCGCAGCATCCGCCACATCTTTGAGGTGGTGCTTAAAGGTAAGCAGGATACACCGGGAGAAGGGCGGGTAGGAGAACTGGCGGCGTCCTTCAATCTCATAATGATAAAAAGAACGGTAATCATGTTGCTGCACGTATTGCAGCACGGGGTGCCGTGTATTGGACACCTGTATCATTACATGCCCCTGCTCGTCTTTACGGCCTGCCCGGCCACTCACCTGCTCCATCAACTGGAAGGCGCGTTCATTGACCCGGAAATCGGCAAAGCTCAGCAGACTATCGGCGTCGAGGATGCCTACCAGCTCCACATGCTCAAAATCGAGTCCTTTCACCACCATCTGCGTACCTACCAGCATATCCAGCCTTTGCTGTTCAAACAACTGGATGAGGTTATCATGGGCCGTCTTCCCCCGTACACTGTCTACATCCATGCGGGCGATCCGGTATTTGGGAAATATTTCTTCCAGTTGCTCTTCTATTTTCTCTGTACCAAAGTTACGTTGCAGGAAGCGATCGCTGCCGCAGGCCATACAGGTGTGAACGGGTGGGTATACCGTACCACAATAGTGGCAATGCAGTTTATTGGTATTCTTGTGAAAGGTGAGCGATACATCGCAATACTTGCATTGTGGTATCCATCCGCAGGCCTGGCAGATCTGATAGGGTGAATATCCCCGGCGGTTCTGGAAAAGGATCACCTGCTTATTCCTTTGCAGCGAATGTTCAATCGCCACCTGTAATTCAGGGGAAATGATCACTTTATCTTTATCGGGACGCAGGATCTTTTTGGTATCAATGATGTTGATCACCGGCAGTTGCACGCCGCCAAAACGTTCATTCAGTTCTACCAGTCCATACTTCTGCGTCTGGGCATTGAAATAGCTTTCTATGGAAGGCGTGGCGCTGCCCAGCAACACCCGTGCATTGAACAGCGAGGCATAGTATACGGCTCCATCCCGTGCATGGTAGCGCGGTGCAGGGTCCTGCTGCTTATAGGAAGCATCATGCTCTTCATCGGCCACGATCAGTCCCAGGTCGCTGAAGGGAAGGAATAACGACGAGCGGGCGCCCAGCACGATCTTCAGCTCACCGGTCTTTACCTTGTTCCATATTTCCAGCCGTTCATTCTGGTTGAATTTACTGTGGTAGATGCCAATGTAGCCGCCGAAATGCCTTTGCAGGCGGCGTATGATCTGCGAGGTAAGGGCAATCTCCGGCAAGAGGTACAATACCTGTTTGCCCTTGCGCACATATTGCTCTATGAGTTTAATGTACACCTGTGTTTTACCACTGGAAGTAATGCCGTGCAGGAGGCAGACCGGTTTTTCCGCCATGGAGGTGTTGACCTCTTCCAGCGCTATTTGCTGGGCAGGCGTTAAGGTAAAGTCTATGTTGATGTTGCGCGGCAGGTACATCAGCCGGTCTACATGCCGCTTTTCCAGGAACAGGATGCTCTTATCTACCAGCCCCTTCAGTTGTGCATCGGAAGCGCCGCTCTTTTTGAGCAGTTGGGATTTGGATACCTCTCCTTCTGTTTTGACCAGGTGCAGGTAGCTCAGCAATAATTCCAGTTGCTTTTCGGCGCGCTGCAGCTTTTTATCTTCATTGAGCAGTTTGGCCAGTTCGTCTTCATTATCATATAGCGGGTTCAGCAATACGAAGGTCTCTTTTTTGGGCGTATAGGTTTCTTTGAGCGCTTCCCATACAAAGCATACCTTTTTATCAATGAGCCTTTTGATGACCGGGTATACATGCGAGGAATCCAGTACCTGTTGCACCTCGGCCAGTTTAAGTTCTTTCTTTAAGAGCAGTGCTTCCGCCACGAGGTATTCATCATGATCCAACTGATCGAAGTTCTCTCCATACTCTTCATTAAAGACCAGTTGGGTTTCACTGCTTAATTTAAAATGCGAAGGCAATGCCGCCGCCATCACCTCTCCTTCACTGCACATATAATAACGGGCAATCCACTCCCACAATTGCAATTGTTCCTTGTACACGATGGGCTCTGCATCCAGCACGTTGAGGATGTCTTTGGGCTCAAAGAATTCAGGCTTTTCGTTGTGCAGCCGCTTGACAACCCCTGCATATCTTTTTGTTTGCCGGAGCCCTACTTCCACCCGCACGCCTTCTTTTACCTGCTCTGCCAGGTGGTCGGGTACAGCCCAGGTATAGTTCTTGGGTAATGCCAGCGGTATGATTACTTCTGCAAACAAATTGAAAAAATTAAGGCGCAAGATACGCTTTAGCTATCACTCAATCCATGTGGCTTTGTATTCACGGAGCTTCTGTTCCATGATGTCAAATACCTTTTGTTTCAGCGCAGGGAGGTCTTTGTTGGTTAGTCCTGCTACGGGAACCGGCGCCAGGAATACAGATCTTGACCGGCCGGGATTGATGGAAAGGAGACTGCGGTAATGTTGCCTTGCATAAGCATCGAGGAACAGGACCGGCTTGATAGGGGTTTGTGTTTCGATAGCAATACGGAAAGCGCCATCGAAGAAATCCTTCACCGGCCGGTGGGTTTCATTGAAAGTGCCTTCCGGGAATATAAAGATGGAGATCCTTTTTTTAATGACCGATTTCAGCACGCGCACACTACGGGCCCGGTTTTCGGCACTGCTTCTGTCAACCGTCACCACTGCATTCTTGTAAATGAAACCGAAGATGGGCACTTTGGCCATTTCCACTTTGCCCAGTACCCGCACCTGCTGGCGGAGTGTTTTCACAATGATGGGGGCATCGAGGTAGGAAATATGGTTGGCCACAAAGATGTATTGTTCCCTTTTGTCATGCGGCGCTTCGTAGAGGTTCCGGTGCCGGATGCCGATGAGGAAGAACCAGCCATCGCCCCAAAGGGTGCATAACCTGTAGATGAAGTTGCCGCCCTTGATCTTCCCAAAGAAAGACCCGATGATCACGAATGGAATTACCAATAGCATCACTACAATGAATGTAAGGGAGGCATAAAGGCAATACAACCAACGTAAAGGGGTGAAGAGGGATTTCATCGGGTAGTATCCGTATTTGAAGCGGGAAAAGTAAGCATTTAGTTTGAGAAAGCCAGCTATGAGCTTCGAGCCTTTTAGCGCGGATTTGATCAATTAACTGCTCGTAGCTCGCAGCTCGCCGCTTATTTACAATCGCAACTCCAATTGGTATCGAGGTCTATTACGGTGATGACCACCATCCCCCGGCTGGTAGGCGCAAAAACAATGCGTACCTGCTGGCCATCGTGGGTGCGGCCTTCAAGGGCATATTTGGGATCGGGCCGGCCGGCGGGTTCACTTTTACGCTCATTCACGATACCCTTTTCCAGTATCTCCTGTACTTCACTTTCATCAATATGGCGGCAGGCCATGCGGCAGCGCGCATGTTTGGTATAGATCATGTTGCTGGTGCGGCGGTCAAATCCCCCGTCCCTGACTGGCCCGTCACTGGGAGGAGTTGTCACCTGGCGCCTGGGGAAACGGTTGGGGGTGTCGGCTGTTCTTTGGGGACCGGTTTCTGTTTGCTCCTGCCTGGGAAGCTCTTTTCCCTTGTTGCGTGAATGGTTGTTTTTCAACAAGATGAAGAGGACGACTACAATAAGCGGTAAGACTACAATAACAGGGCGGGCCTTTTTCATGGGGGCAAATTACAGCAGAATTCAAGTATCTTTGCCGCGTCATGGCAGAAAAAAAGACAGTAGCATTTCATACACTTGGCTGTAAACTCAACTTTTCAGAGACTTCCACCCTCACCCGTTTACTGGAAAATGAAGGATTTGAGAAGACTGATTTTGAGAATCAGGCAGATGTGTATGTTATTAACACTTGTTCTGTAACCGACAATGCCGATAAGGAATGCCGGCACCTGGTACGCCGCATCCAGCGCAAATCGCCCGAAAGCCTGGTGGTGATCACCGGCTGTTATGCGCAGTTAAAGCCGAAAGAAATAGCTGAAATACCAGGGGTTGACCTGGTGCTGGGCGCCGCCGAAAAGTTCAATATCGCCCACCATATCCGGGAGCTGGCCAAAGGCGACTCTGCTAAGATATGCAGTTGCGATATTGAGACCGTGAGCGGGTTCAATGCCTCGTATTCCCTGAACGACCGGACCCGTACGTTCCTGAAAGTGCAGGATGGCTGCGATTATAATTGCGCTTTCTGTACCATTCCCATGGCCAGGGGGAAAAGCCGTAGTGACAGCATCGCCAATGTGTTGCGCAATGTAGAGGAACTGGCCACAACCGACGTGAAGGAGATCGTTTTAACAGGTATTAACCTGGGCGATTTTGGTAAAGGCCCCGACGGAAGCCGTCAACACGAAGAAAGCTTTTTTGACCTGATCAAAGCGCTGGACAAGGTAGAAGGCATTGAACGTTACCGTATTTCCTCCATCGAACCCAATCTGCTGACGAATGAGATCATTGAATTTGTGGCCAATAGCGACAAGTTCATGCCTCATTTCCACATGCCCCTGCAAAGTGGCAGTAACCATATTCTGGGACAGATGAGAAGGCGGTATAAACGGGAATTGTATGCCGACCGGGTTAATCTGATCAAAACTCTGATGCCCCACTGTGCGATCGGCGTGGACGTCATTGTAGGCTTTCCCGGCGAGTCAAATGACCATTTCAAAGAAACTTTTGATTTTTTGCACGCACTTGACGTAACTTATCTCCACGTTTTCACGTATTCAGAGAGGGACAATACCAAAGCATTGGAAATTGAGCCTATCGTGCCGGTCAATATCCGTCATGAAAGAAACAAAACGTTGCGCAACCTGTCCTATATGAAAATGCAGTATTTTACCCAACTGCATGCTGGTCAAACCCGTAAAGTATTATTTGAGAGGCATGAGAAGAATGGTATGATGGAAGGGTATACCGACAATTATATCAAGATCACGATGCCTTACCGTGCCGACCACGCCAACCAGATAGTAGATTGTGCTTTGTAAAACATTTATGATTTGCCAGGTGTTAGAAGATGGATAGTATGAAGAAATTCCAGGTTACGATACATTTTGAGATGGATGATGAATTCATGTCCCTGGTTCCCTCCCATCGAGTGTACATTGACACACTGATTGAAAAGGGGATCATAGACCAGTATGTGGTGTCTATGGAAACCCAACGTGTATGGATTACATTTACTGCCAAAGACAAAACGGAGATTGAAGAATACCTCCTTAACTCTCCTATCCATAAATACTGGACCTACGAAATTGATGAACTGTTCATCTACGATGGCCAGCATTACCGCCTTCCCGCTGTACAACTCAATTAATACGTTCAATACACCAGCCAGTACTTATTTAGCATGGGTAAGCCAGGCAGGTTTTGTCTTTAGTATTTTTTTGTAAATGGGGCAACGCTCTATATGCGCCCCAGGCAGGTAGCCAATGCTCATGAGAAAGGAATGCACGATCTCGCCGCCGGTAAAAACGAATGTTTTTTTGAATAGTTTCACCCATTCTTCTTTTGTAAGCGGATGGTGGGCCTGTAACCATTGCTGAAAGGAGCCGTTCTCTTTTTGCAGTTGCCTGATGCGTTTGGCATTTTCAATGGCGGCATTAATTTTTAACCGGTTGCGGATGATGCCTTCATCCTGCAGCAGACTGGCTATCTTTTTATCGGTATAGCGGGCTACTTTTTCAATATTGAAATGGTCGAATGCCTGAAAGAAGTTGTCTTTCTTTTTGAGGATGGTGAGCCAGCTCAGCCCTGCCTGGTTAATTTCCAGCACCAGGCGTCCAAACAGCTCATTGTCGTCCCGGATCGGGAACCCATATTCGTGATCATGGTAGCGGATATGCACATTTCCGGGCTCCATTTCCCAAACCGCTTCGCAATAACTTTTTTTAGGCGCCTGTATGGCCATCTAACTAAATAAGATTAAAATGTTTACGTCCCAAAATTAACAGCCGCACCAGGCTAAAAAAAGAAATCCCCGTAATTTTTTTCTGATAAAAGTATTTAGTACCTTTTCTTCGTCTTTTACACCTTTGGTTCAAGATTATAACGTTCCACACTGTTATTATTTTCAGATTATATCGTTTTCCCTGCCTGCCGTAAATTACGGTAGTGGGCCAACCCGTAATGATGAGATCCTTAACCGCTGGCTCTGATTACCTGACAAGCTTTTGCAGGCATAAAGTAGTACTGTCCTGCACCACAAAAAAAGAGTATGATCACGTCAACACATCCATTGAACATTTTAGTAGTAGAAGATAATCCCGGCGACTATTTCCTGTTTACCGAATACCTCCGTCTGACCAATTTGCCCATCCGCGAATTGCATCATGCTGAAAAGCTGCAGGAAGCATTGGAGATCATACAAGATCATACACCCGACCTTATTTTTCTCGACCTGACTTTACCCGACAGCGAAGGCATTCAATCCTTTACCCGCCTTAATGACCAGGCGCCCCATATTTCCATTATTGTCCTGTCGGGCCTGTCCGACACCCAAATAGCGCTCAATACCATTGTCACGGGCGCCCAGGATTACCTGGTAAAGGGGGAATTTGATGAAAAGCTGCTGGCCAAATCCATCCAATACAGTATTGAGCGCAAGAAGATACTCCAAAAGGTGGTGGAGAACTATGAACGTTATAATACGCTGATCAAGGCCACCAATGATACGATCTGGGACTGGGACCTGCGCACCAATGAGATATTGTGGAATGAAGGCATTACCAATATTTTTGGCTTTAAGCCAATTGATGTGCAGAATACGATTGAATGGCACAACCAAAAGATCCACCCGGACGACCGCGAACGGGTGATGCAGAAGATAGACCAGTGCATTCACGAGGGCAAGGACCAGTGGCAGGAAGAATACCGTTACCTGTCGGCCACCGGCACCTATCGTTTTGTGTTTGACCGGGGATATATCCTGCGCACAGACCAGCATAAGCCTTACCGTGTTATCGGCGCCATGATGGATATTACAGAGCGCAAGAAGATGCAGGAGGAACTCCTGCGGAGCCAGATAGAGACCCAAAAACTGATCACGCAGATCACGATCCAGACGCAGGAACAGGAACGAAGGGAAATAGGCCGCGAGCTGCATGATAATATTAACCAGATACTGGCTACGGCCAAGCTATGCGTGGATATGGCCATGAATGATGAAGATGTGCGCAAAGAGCTGCTGTATAAGAGCTATGATAATATTTCGAAAGCGATCAATGAGATCAGGTATTTATCCAAGAACCTCGTTCCCCCTTCCCTGGGCGATATCGGCCTCAAGGAGGCCCTGCTGGAAATGATCGAGAATATGACGGTGTCGCCCGACCTGAATATCCGCATCAAGGCCAATGACCAGCATATAGAAACCCTCTCCAATAATAAAAAGCTGATCCTTTACCGTATTGTACAGGAGCAGATGAATAATATTGTAAAGCATGCCCGCGCCACGCAGGCCGATATAGAGTTAAAGACCTCCCGCAAGAAAGCGCATCTCATTATTAAAGACAATGGTATTGGTTTTGATCCCAAACAAAAAGCCAAAGGCATCGGCTTAAATAATATTGTGAGCCGGGTGGAAATGCAGAACGGCAATATGGAGATCATCAGCAGTAATGGACATGGTTGCGTATTGAAAGTGGATATTCCGTTGTAGAAATACTTTGTCAGGCTCAGGGTGACAAACGATATTGATTCACGAACCAAAGTGTTCTTCAAAGATATCCATCAGGATCTCCTGTGTAAGCGGCTTGTTCTGATAGCTGGAAATGTAACTGATCTTGCTGGCTTTTAATTCATCTTCGGGGTTAAAGGAAGTAGTAAGCATAACAACAATCATAGAAGCCTTTTGCTCCGGCGATAGCTTATCATACCTTTCCAGGAATTCCCAGCCATCCATGGCCGGCATGTTAATATCCAGGAAGATGATTTCCGGTGTAGGTGGCTTATCGCCATCGGTCAATTGTTGCCTGCCCGACAGGTAGTCCAATGCTTCGCGGGCGCTTTGTGTTACTTTCACTTCCCGCACGCAACCCGTATCCTCAATGATCATTTTATTGAGGAAATTAGTAGGCTCATCATCATCAATGAGCAGTACACAATTTAATTTTCTTTTCATTTTATCACTGCATTTCAGAAATGGTAAAGAAAAAAGTGCTGCCAACGCCGGGCTCTGATTTTACCCATATTCTACCTTCATGCAATTCCACAATCTTTTTACAATGCGCCAGCCCGATGCCAGAGCCTTCATAATCGGTACGGTTGTGCAGGCGTTGAAAGATCACAAATATCCGGTCCAGGTATTGCGGCTCTATGCCTATGCCATTGTCACTGAAGGAAAACTCCCAGCATCCATTATCCCTGATCGCATTAATTTCTACTACCGGTGGCACTCCGGGTCTGCGGAATTTGATGGAATTGCTCACCAGGTTCTGGAACAATAGTTTTAGTTCTGTAGGAAAGGCATCCAGCAGGGGCAACTCTCCGGCCCTCACTTCGGCCTGGCTTTCCTTGATTACCTTATTGAGATCGGCCCTTACCTGCTCTACAATGCTGTTACAATCCACGCGCCGCTTCTCTTTTTCCCGCCCCAGCCGTGAATACTCCAGCAGATCCCTGATGAGGATCTTCATCCGGTCGGACGACTGAACAATATAATCCAGGTACTTATCAGCATTTTCGTCCAGCTTGCCTTTGTATTGCTTGCGCAGCAGGTCTACAAAGCTGGAAGTAGTACGTAGAGGCTCCTGCATATCGTGTGAAGCCACATAGGCAAACTGCTCCAGCTCCTTATTTTTACGTTCCAGTTCTTCTGTACGTTGCCTGACCTTACGTTCCAACGTTATATTGGTATCCCGGATTACTTTCTCCAGTTGTTTTTTTTCTGATACGTCGCGGATAGAGGCCGTTAGCATGAGCCCTTCATCTGTTTCCATCGGACTGAGACTCATCTCCACGGGGAATTCCCGGCCATCTTTACGCACCGCAAACAATTCATAGTTTTCTGCCACCTGCACCGATTGGCCGGTATCGAATAAACGGAAGCGCCTGAAGGGATGCATTTTACCGTACCGCTGCGGCATGAGCAATTCTATCCGGTTGCCTACCATTTCCTCGCGGTTATAGCCAAACATTTTCACTGTTTGCGCATTGACCAGTTGTATGATCCCATCTTCACTGACCACAATAATGCTGTCGGGCGCCCTTTCCAGGAAGTTCCGGAATTTATCTTCCGCTTTCTTCCGCTGTTCTACTTCCTCTTCCAACTCACGGGATGACCGCAGGCTAAACGCCAGGGGCAGCACCTTAATGAGATAGAATACAGTGATCCAGCTAATGATGCCTGTAATAGCCCGAACCAGGGCGTTTACCCTATATACCGGGAACCAAAAGGTTACCGCGTCAAAAAAATGGGTAGCGCCACAGGCCAGTATGAACGCTGCAAATAAGAAGTACAGCCGGATAAAACGGGCGTCATGCTTTTTGGTAATAAAACGGATGATGATAAGAGGGATAGCAAAGTAAGCCGACCATACCAGCAGATCACTAATGATATACAACCAGCCGTGGAACGATGACCATTTTCCACAGTGCCAACGGGGAGGCCAATCTGAAGTATCCAGTAACCTGGAAAAAAATTCTACGAGCTGGTTCATGAAATAATATTGGATCATCCTGGCTAATCGGCGCCGGGTAAAGCAAAGCGCCAACCAGTCTTTATTTCGTAAGGATGAGGGTCAAGAAACAAAATTGAGCAAACACTAAGCTACAGAATAAACTGAAAGCAAATGACACAACCATTCACCATACATTCGGTTGACCGTACCTGGTCAAAGGGCTACTATCGGAGTACATGCAAGCAGACAGGAAGAAAGAGACCGTTCAGGGACAAACTGCTCTGCAATATAATAATAATTAAACTTTCTAAGGAAGTGATTTTGCGTAATTTCTCTTTTTTGTTGAACGGGGTAATCATTCCCTGGAAGAAGCGTTTTTATTCCTGCACGGTTTTTGGCATATTTGTGGAAAATGTTCGACATACAACTATGAGAACCATCTTATTTGCCTTATCCTGCTGTTTGTTGGGAAGCTGCGGTTCAACCGGTACCCAACCCAAGACAACCGATACCGATAGCACGCAGGGACCTGCCATCGTGAATGCCGCCGCCCAGGTACCCCCCTTCCGGGATACAGTACAAAAAGCGCCGGTAGCAGAATTCCGGGTAAAAACTGAGAACCCGCTGAATGACTGGTATTTTTCCGTACGCCTGTATGAAACCCGTAAGACCTTTTATTACCTCATCAAGCTGCAGTATGAAGAGATCCAGGGGCAGGACACCCTCAAGCTACCCAACTTCGGCACCATGCCCAGGCCGGAAATCCGCAAGGGGCCGGAGAAGTATTCCTGCATTATAGGTTTTATGGATAAGGACAACCAGTTCCGGGAATATAAGAAGGTATATGTGGCGCCAGGCGACCGGCTGAAGATCACTGCACTGAAACATTATGCGGTAGCTACCTACCAGGAAGAGGCTAGTGGTAAATAGCTAGTGGCTAGTGGGCTATTGCGTCGCAGGTGTATTTACCACTCGCCACTAACCACTCGCTACTTGCCTTCTGCATTGGATACAGTATCTTGTTATTAATATACTATTCTTCATGGAACGACAGATCACATCCTGGTACAGTCCGGCGCTGAATAAAGAAATGCCCGTAGCTGTATATGGTCATTATGGCTTTGCCCTGCTGCTGATCCCTACCGCTGCGGCCGATTACCTGGAGTATGAACGCTTTGGATTAATGGAATCCCTGCGCCCTTTTATTGATGCCGGTAAGGTGAAAGTATTTTCCATCAACAGCATTAATAC contains:
- a CDS encoding PAS domain-containing protein, with amino-acid sequence MITSTHPLNILVVEDNPGDYFLFTEYLRLTNLPIRELHHAEKLQEALEIIQDHTPDLIFLDLTLPDSEGIQSFTRLNDQAPHISIIVLSGLSDTQIALNTIVTGAQDYLVKGEFDEKLLAKSIQYSIERKKILQKVVENYERYNTLIKATNDTIWDWDLRTNEILWNEGITNIFGFKPIDVQNTIEWHNQKIHPDDRERVMQKIDQCIHEGKDQWQEEYRYLSATGTYRFVFDRGYILRTDQHKPYRVIGAMMDITERKKMQEELLRSQIETQKLITQITIQTQEQERREIGRELHDNINQILATAKLCVDMAMNDEDVRKELLYKSYDNISKAINEIRYLSKNLVPPSLGDIGLKEALLEMIENMTVSPDLNIRIKANDQHIETLSNNKKLILYRIVQEQMNNIVKHARATQADIELKTSRKKAHLIIKDNGIGFDPKQKAKGIGLNNIVSRVEMQNGNMEIISSNGHGCVLKVDIPL
- the priA gene encoding replication restart helicase PriA, whose translation is MFAEVIIPLALPKNYTWAVPDHLAEQVKEGVRVEVGLRQTKRYAGVVKRLHNEKPEFFEPKDILNVLDAEPIVYKEQLQLWEWIARYYMCSEGEVMAAALPSHFKLSSETQLVFNEEYGENFDQLDHDEYLVAEALLLKKELKLAEVQQVLDSSHVYPVIKRLIDKKVCFVWEALKETYTPKKETFVLLNPLYDNEDELAKLLNEDKKLQRAEKQLELLLSYLHLVKTEGEVSKSQLLKKSGASDAQLKGLVDKSILFLEKRHVDRLMYLPRNINIDFTLTPAQQIALEEVNTSMAEKPVCLLHGITSSGKTQVYIKLIEQYVRKGKQVLYLLPEIALTSQIIRRLQRHFGGYIGIYHSKFNQNERLEIWNKVKTGELKIVLGARSSLFLPFSDLGLIVADEEHDASYKQQDPAPRYHARDGAVYYASLFNARVLLGSATPSIESYFNAQTQKYGLVELNERFGGVQLPVINIIDTKKILRPDKDKVIISPELQVAIEHSLQRNKQVILFQNRRGYSPYQICQACGWIPQCKYCDVSLTFHKNTNKLHCHYCGTVYPPVHTCMACGSDRFLQRNFGTEKIEEQLEEIFPKYRIARMDVDSVRGKTAHDNLIQLFEQQRLDMLVGTQMVVKGLDFEHVELVGILDADSLLSFADFRVNERAFQLMEQVSGRAGRKDEQGHVMIQVSNTRHPVLQYVQQHDYRSFYHYEIEGRRQFSYPPFSRCILLTFKHHLKDVADAAANSIAASLKTEFGNYLVGPAEPIVNRVRNQYLMELMIKLPREAQIIQRCKQQLQEQIAIMHQHQRFRKVVVIVDVDTI
- a CDS encoding response regulator; protein product: MKRKLNCVLLIDDDEPTNFLNKMIIEDTGCVREVKVTQSAREALDYLSGRQQLTDGDKPPTPEIIFLDINMPAMDGWEFLERYDKLSPEQKASMIVVMLTTSFNPEDELKASKISYISSYQNKPLTQEILMDIFEEHFGS
- a CDS encoding lysophospholipid acyltransferase family protein, whose protein sequence is MKSLFTPLRWLYCLYASLTFIVVMLLVIPFVIIGSFFGKIKGGNFIYRLCTLWGDGWFFLIGIRHRNLYEAPHDKREQYIFVANHISYLDAPIIVKTLRQQVRVLGKVEMAKVPIFGFIYKNAVVTVDRSSAENRARSVRVLKSVIKKRISIFIFPEGTFNETHRPVKDFFDGAFRIAIETQTPIKPVLFLDAYARQHYRSLLSINPGRSRSVFLAPVPVAGLTNKDLPALKQKVFDIMEQKLREYKATWIE
- the murB gene encoding UDP-N-acetylmuramate dehydrogenase, which encodes MQIQQNISLLPYNTMGIDVKARHFAPFTDTDELSQLLEVQPATKPALILGGGSNILFTKDYDGLVAKNEVKGVNVVKEDKSHVYVKAGAGENWHSFVEHCLQRNLAGVENLSLIPGNVGASPMQNIGAYGVEIKDVFEELEAFHIHDKKIHLFSLNDCDFGYRESVFKRRYRDQFVILNVTYRLNKTPRFNTSYGAIEQELEHMGVQQLSIRAIANAVINIRRSKLPDPQEIGNAGSFFKNPSIPAPYYQQLQQSFPGIVGYANTDGTVKLAAGWLIEQCGWKGVRRGDAGCHAKQALVLVNYGQATGKAIYDLSEEILQSVKTKFGVTLEREVNIV
- a CDS encoding DUF4258 domain-containing protein, which produces MKKARPVIVVLPLIVVVLFILLKNNHSRNKGKELPRQEQTETGPQRTADTPNRFPRRQVTTPPSDGPVRDGGFDRRTSNMIYTKHARCRMACRHIDESEVQEILEKGIVNERKSEPAGRPDPKYALEGRTHDGQQVRIVFAPTSRGMVVITVIDLDTNWSCDCK
- a CDS encoding DNA-3-methyladenine glycosylase I; the encoded protein is MAIQAPKKSYCEAVWEMEPGNVHIRYHDHEYGFPIRDDNELFGRLVLEINQAGLSWLTILKKKDNFFQAFDHFNIEKVARYTDKKIASLLQDEGIIRNRLKINAAIENAKRIRQLQKENGSFQQWLQAHHPLTKEEWVKLFKKTFVFTGGEIVHSFLMSIGYLPGAHIERCPIYKKILKTKPAWLTHAK
- the mtaB gene encoding tRNA (N(6)-L-threonylcarbamoyladenosine(37)-C(2))-methylthiotransferase MtaB; this encodes MAEKKTVAFHTLGCKLNFSETSTLTRLLENEGFEKTDFENQADVYVINTCSVTDNADKECRHLVRRIQRKSPESLVVITGCYAQLKPKEIAEIPGVDLVLGAAEKFNIAHHIRELAKGDSAKICSCDIETVSGFNASYSLNDRTRTFLKVQDGCDYNCAFCTIPMARGKSRSDSIANVLRNVEELATTDVKEIVLTGINLGDFGKGPDGSRQHEESFFDLIKALDKVEGIERYRISSIEPNLLTNEIIEFVANSDKFMPHFHMPLQSGSNHILGQMRRRYKRELYADRVNLIKTLMPHCAIGVDVIVGFPGESNDHFKETFDFLHALDVTYLHVFTYSERDNTKALEIEPIVPVNIRHERNKTLRNLSYMKMQYFTQLHAGQTRKVLFERHEKNGMMEGYTDNYIKITMPYRADHANQIVDCAL